The Breoghania sp. L-A4 sequence CCGCAGCAGGACAAGGCGCTGGTGGATGTCGCCTCCTGGCTGAAGTCCGGGTCGAGCCAGGTTTTCCGGATGTTCGGCTATGCTGGCACCGGCAAGACCACGCTGGCGCGCCACATCGCGGAAGCGGTGGACGGCGACGTGGCCTTCGGCGCGTTTACCGGAAAGGCGGCCTATGTGCTGCGCGGCAAGGGCTGCGCCGGCGCCTCGACGATCCACTCGCTGATCTACCGGCCGCGCGGCGGCGGCGACGACGAGGAAGGCCCGACGTTCGCCATCAACCGCGAGAGCGAGGCGGCCAACGCCAAGCTGATCATCATCGACGAATGCTCGATGGTGGACGAGGAACTGGGCCGCGACCTTCTGTCCTTCGGCACGCCGGTGCTGGTGCTGGGCGACCCGGCGCAGCTGCCGCCTGTGAAGGGCGGCGGCTTTTTCACCGAGGCCGAGCCCGACATCATGCTCACCGAGGTGCACCGCCAGGCGGCCGACAACCCGATCATCCGCATGTCGATGGACATCCGCGAGGGCGGCGAGCTGGATTTCGGCAGCTATGGCGACAGCCGGGTGATCCGGCGCAAGGAGATCGACGCCGACGCGATCCTCGAGGCCGACCAGGTGCTGGTGGGCATGAACCGCACGCGGCGGCTCTACAACACCCGCATCCGCGAGCTGATGGGCTTTTCATCCCAGATGCCGGAGGTGGGCGAGAAGCTGGTGTGCCTGCGCAACGACAAGACCAAGGGGCTGCTCAACGGCGGGCTGTGGCAGGTCAAGGCGCTGCATCCGCCCAAGCGCAACAAGCTGCAGTATGACCTCGCGCCGGAAGAGGGCGGCGGCAAGCTGCGCGTGCGCGCCTCGATCCTGCCGGAGCTGTTCAAGGAGGGGGCGGACGACCTGCCTTACGCGCTGCGCCGGCGCTCGGACGAATTCGACTTCGGTTACGCCATGACCGTGCACAAGGCGCAGGGCTCGCAGTGGGACGACGTGGTGCTGTTCAACGAGAGCTTCGCCTTCCGCGAGCACCGCGCGCGCTGGTACTACACGGCGGTGACCCGGGCGGCGGAGAAGATCACCATCGTGAAGTGAGGCGGGGCCTGCCGGAGGGCCGCCGCGAGACGGTCAATTGTCTTCCTGCGCCATCCGGCGATAGGTGGCGGGCGCCTTGGCGTGGTGTTTCTTGAACACCCGGCCGAACGCCGCTTCCGACCGGTAGCCGACCTGTTCCGCGATCTCGATGATCGGCGCGCGCGACTGCGTCAACTGCCGCCGCGCGATCTGC is a genomic window containing:
- a CDS encoding ATP-dependent RecD-like DNA helicase, giving the protein MDWSPQQDKALVDVASWLKSGSSQVFRMFGYAGTGKTTLARHIAEAVDGDVAFGAFTGKAAYVLRGKGCAGASTIHSLIYRPRGGGDDEEGPTFAINRESEAANAKLIIIDECSMVDEELGRDLLSFGTPVLVLGDPAQLPPVKGGGFFTEAEPDIMLTEVHRQAADNPIIRMSMDIREGGELDFGSYGDSRVIRRKEIDADAILEADQVLVGMNRTRRLYNTRIRELMGFSSQMPEVGEKLVCLRNDKTKGLLNGGLWQVKALHPPKRNKLQYDLAPEEGGGKLRVRASILPELFKEGADDLPYALRRRSDEFDFGYAMTVHKAQGSQWDDVVLFNESFAFREHRARWYYTAVTRAAEKITIVK